The window CGCTCGGCCTGGGCTACCCGGATTCCCCCTTCGCCCGCGACGCCGGCGAGATCTACGTGCTGCGCTGGCCCGCGCACCGGCCGAGCCTCTACCGCATCCCGTACGGCGGGCAGAACGAGGCCGCCATGCGGGCTATGGAGGGCTGGGTCATCGAGCGCCCGCCGTTCCGGGGCAACGGGTTCGCGCCGGGCGAGAGCAGCGACGTGGTGGCCGAGTTCAAGGTGGACAGCGCCCGGCTGCCGCACGGCGCGCAGCTGTGGCGGATCGGCGCGGACGGCACCGAACGGGTGGTCGCCATCCTCGACACGGACGCGCTGCGGTGGCGACAGGTCGGTGAGCAGTGACGCGCGACGGCTACGTGGCCCGCTGGAAGGGCCGGGAGTACCAGGCGAGCCCGGACGGCGACGACGTCCGGCTCTACCAGCCGGAGCCGGGCGAGGGCTTCGAGGAGATCCGCCCCGGCCGCTACGTCCGGGTGCTGCCGGCCACCGAGCTCGACGACCTGGCGTACGTGCGGACCACCTGCACCTGGCAGGGGCAGCCGTTCATCGTCCTCGGCGAGCACGACGGCTGGCTGCGGGTGGAGTACACGGGCGGACGCTGGCCGGTGGCCCGGGCGATGGGGCTGGAGGTCTTCGACTTCGGCGTCTACCAGGGCTGGGCGCCCGCCGCCGAGGTCGCCGACCTGCGCGAGCAGCGGGTCTGACTCAGGACTTCGCCCAGCGCAGGACCTCGCCCAGCACCAGGTCGCCGGCCTCCATGTGCGGGAAGTGCCCGATGTCGTCCAGGAGCCGCCACTCGTAGGGCGCGACCACGTACCGGCCGGAGCCCTGGGCGGTACGCGGCAGGGAAGCCTCGTCGAGCGCGCCGTGCAGCTGGAGGGTCGGCGTGATCAGCGGCTTCTGCATCAGCCGGACGAAGCGGTAGCCGTGCAGGCGGAGCACCGAGCGGAACGCCCAGCGGTAGCCCTCCAGGGCGCAGAACGCGGCCTGCGGGATGCGCATGGCCTCCCGGCACCGCTGGGCGTACGCCTCGAAGCCCGGCCCGTCGACCCAGCGCGGCCCGCCCCAGCGGCGCAGCATCTCCTCGACGGCCGCCGCGTCGTCGCGGGTCAGCACGTGCTCGTAGCGGGGCAGCTGGAACTTCAGGGTGGGCGTGGCGGCGGCGAACTGCCCGCGCGGGTCGGCGAAGATCGCGGCCCGCAGCCGCAGCGGGTGGGGGGCGCCGAGCACCACCAGCCGGCGGACCAACGACGGGTGGAACGAGGCCACCGTCCACGCGATCATGCCGCCGACGCCGGTGCCCACCACGGTGGCGGAGCGTTCGCCGAGGGCCCGGATCAGGCCGGCGACGTCGGCCGCGAGGGTGTAGCCGTCGTACCCCCGGGGCGGCTTGTCGCTGGCGCCGTAGCCGCGCAGGTCGACCGCGACGGCCCGGAAGCCGGCGTCGGCGATCGCCGGCAGCATCTCGTGCCAGGCCCACCAGTGCTCGGGGAAGCCGTGCAGGAAGAGCACCATCGGGCCGGTGCCGGCCTCCACGACGTGGAAGCGACTGCCGTTGGCGCCGACGAACCGGTGCGTCCACGGCCCCTCGGTGAGGACGCAGGACTCGTCGACGGGCCCGCCGCGCTGCTCGGTCATGGCAGACAGCCTAGGACCCCGGTGCCGGTCACCCCCGACGCCGACCCACGTCGTGGTCGGGATCGCTCGCGGGACTCCCCGCCCCGGCTGGCGGCGCTGGGGCCACCGTGCCGCCTGGCCGTCGGGTCGGTGGGTGGCGGAAAGGGCGATGCCCGGGCAGGTGACCTGCCCGGGCATCGCGTGGTGCTGGTGGTGCGGGATCAGCGATCAGGAGATGCGGATCTTGGTGTTGTTGCCGTCCTTCTCCAGGACCTTGATCTTGGTGCCGGTGGCCGGGAGCTTGACGCCGTGGTTCGGCAGCTCCGGGAACCAGTACTGCTGGGTGTCGTCGAACAGCGGCTGCGCCGCCTGGCCACGGATGTACTGCGGCTGGCTGTTGAGGTGCAGCGTGAACGAGTCGGCCTTCTTCAGGCTGAACGGCGCGTCGTAGACCTGGACGCGGGACCGCCAGGGCTGGCCGGTCAGGTTGTAGATCGGCCGCGGGTGCGCGTCGATGATCAGGTTGCGACCCTCACCCGGGTGCGCGAACGTGTCGTTGTCCGCCCAGCGGGTGTTCCAGTAGGAGATCAGCAGACCCTCCTGGTACGCGTAGTGGTCCACGTAGTCCGGGCGGGTGTTCGAGTAGCCGAAGAAGTACGGGCCGGTCTTCAGGTACTTGTCGTACGAGATGTACTGCCGGGTGCCCGCGATGTAGTAGTTGTCGTACGCCTTGGTGTAGCTCTTCTCGGCGGTCTCGAAGCCACCGGCGAGCGTCCAGCCCGCGGCACCGGTCTCGGCGCCGTCGGAGAGGACGGTCTGGCCGTCGGCGGTCACGGTGATCGCGTCACCGTAGAAGCCACCCTCGGAGACGCCGCCGTCGGTCTGGTAGCGCAGCCGGAACTGCGCGACCTTGCCCGCCGCCACGTCCATGGGGATGTTGACGTCGACCCACTCGCCGCCGCTGCTGCCGTCCAGCGCGTAGCGACCGGCGGAGATCTCCTTGAGCGGCTGGCCGTTGGCCGTGCCGGGCAGGGTCACCCAGGACTGGCCGCCGTCCAGCGACGCCTCGAAGAACAGGTAGTCGTAGTCGGCCTCGATGTTGTAGCGGCCCTTCATCGACAGGGCCGCCGACGACTTCCCGGTGAAGTCCAGGGTCCGGGTCATCGTGCTGTTGAGGTCGTCCGCGTTGCCGGAGAAGAACTGCTTGCTGCCCTCGAAGGGCGCGCCGTGCTCGAACGTGTAGTCACGCTTCGGGAGCACCACGACGACGGCCTGCGCCTCGTCGCTGTTGTACTCCTGCGGGCCGAGGGTCATGGTCCGCTTCTGCCCCGCGACGACCACCTCGTAGTCGAGCCAGCCGAGCTGGAGCTTGTTCCACGCGCCGAGGTCGCCGCCACGGTCACCGATGCCGGCGTCGGTCTTGGCACCGAGCCGGCTCTGGGCCATCAGGGTCCAGTGCTCGTTGTTGTTGTCCCCACCACTGGTGACGTTGTAGTCGTCCGGCAGACCGAGGTCGTGCGCGTACTCGTGGTAGAAGACGCTCCGGCCGCCGTTCTCCGGCTGGATGGTGTAGTCGCCGATCCAGATGCCGGTGTTGCCGATCTGGGTGCCGCCGGCCAGGTTGCCGACCGGGCCGGTCGAGTTCTGGTCGGACGCGAAGGCGTACCAGCGGTGGCTCCAGATGGCGTCCTCGCCCTGGTGCGGGTCACCGTCGGCCTCGTCGCCACCGGAGTGGACGATCTGGAAGTGGTCGATGTAGCCGTCCGGCTCGTTGAAGTTGGCGTCGCCGTCGTGGTCGTACCGGTCCCACTGGTCCATCGCCTTGAGGTCGGCGGTGATCTGGGCGTCGGTGCGGCCGGCGGCCTTCTGGTCGGCGACCCACTGGTTGGCGGCGTCGCGGACCAGCGCCCAGGTGTTGGTGCAGACGTTCGAGGCGCACGGGTAGCCGCCGGAGCGACCGTAGCGGGCCTCGTTGTACTTCACCTTCACCCAGTCGGTGACGGTGCCGTCGACGCTGTAGCGACCCGAGGACTGGGCCTCGTAGTACTGCTTCACCGACTCGTCACCGGGGTTGGTGCCGAAGTAGAGCTTGCGGTAGTAGTCGGCGTTGTAGTCCGCCTGCCACACCGTGGAGTTGTCCACCGCCCGGTTGGGCTGGGGGATCTCGTTGTGCAGCGGCCCGTCGAACCGGGTCGGACCCGCGGTGTCCGGGTCGGTGTCCTGGTCCGGGTAGCTCGGGTGCCGCTCGTTGCCGAACTCGGCGAGGATGACGAAGATCCGGTCCGTCTTCTCCCGGGAGAGCTCGACGTACTGGTCCTCGGTCTGGGTGGCGGCGTTGGCCCGGGTCGAGCGGGCGGCAGCCCCCTCGGCCTGGGTCTTGCCGACCTTGACGACCGTGCTGCCGTTGACCTTCTGCGGCTTGGCCCGGCCGGAGAGGACGTCGCTCAGGCCCTCCTGGCGCAGGGCGCGACGCTTGTCCTCCAGCGGGTTCGGCAGGTCGTGGTCGACATGGGCTGGCTCGGCGACCGACGGAGCGGCCGTCGGCAACTTCGGCTGCGGCGCGGCGGTGGCGGACGAACCGAACGCCAGTCCCGTCGCCGTCAGCGAAAGCCCGAGCAGACCCACTGCGACTTTGCGCACGTGGTACCTCCGGTTTGAGGGAACCGGCCCAACGGGGGTACGGGCCGGTGCTACCGATCCCACTAGTGGGACCAATGGTGAACATAGACACTCGTGTGACCGGTGGGAAGATGCGTGCGTCGATTTGTTGCAAAGTTTTGTTGGGAATGCTTTTCACCGTCACATCCCGGCCGTTCACCAACACGGTGAGCAGCGCGAACGGCCCCACCTGGGGACAAAGAGACGGTTTTCGATAAGCGTGATCGCGTAACGGAAAAGTGGGCGGCGACGTGCCCGTCGGCCGTCCCACGGGTGGTCCGGTGGGCCTTTACGACCGTCGGCGACGTGTACACGCGGCGGGGCCCGCCCGGCGAGCACGGATGCTCTCCGGACGGGCCCCGCCCGTTTTCCGTTCGGCCGACCCTGGGGTCAGTTCCTCGCGGGGGTGACGTACACCGTGGCGTACGAGTTGTCCCGGGCGGCGCGCTTGATGGTGATGGTGACGCCGTAGGACACACCCTGGTCGCCGGGGTTCCCGGTGCCCAGCACGATGCCGCTGCCCAGGCTGACCCCGTAGTAGGACGTCGCCGGCGTACCGTCCGGGTTGGTGACCCGGGTCGTGTACGGCGCGTTGCCCTTCGACGGGATGACCACGGAGGCGTCGTTGTCCCGCGCGTACGGCGAGCCGTCACGCATCTCGATGCCCGGGTACCAGGTCTTCGCGTCGGTGAAGCCCTTCACGGGCGCCTGCGGACCGAAGCTGGTGCAGTACTCGCTGTACGGCTCGTCCGCCGCCTCCAGGCACTCCTTGAAGGGGTACGTGGGCTTCAGCGAGAAGGCCGCGTTCGCGGACTGCGGGCGGCTGGGCAGGTTGTCCAGCACCGACGGGTCCTTCACGGCCGCCTCGCCCTTGCGGCGGTACGGGTCGAAGTGCGAGTCGACGATCAGCAGACCGCCCTTGGCGCCGTAGCTGGGCAGCGCGGTCATCTGCGCCGTGGTGTGGTTGACGTCGCCCCGCTCCGTGTCCCGGTACCAGACCAGCATGCCCGGGGCGTTGTAGGAGACCCGGTCGACCTTCCACGCGTCGCGCGAGTAGATCGTGTCGTAGGTGTACTTGAGGCCCTTGTCGAAGCCGTCGAAGTTGCGCCACTCGGCCAGGTAGTAGTGCGCCTGGGTCGAGGTGCCGGTGTCGATGTGCCAGCCCTGGCCGGTGGTGTCGACGAAGCTGCCGCCGGTCGCCGTCCAGCCGTTCGCCCCGCCCTCGACGTCGTCGCTCCACGTGGTGGCGCCGCCGCCGGTCACCGAGAAGTCGTCGGCGAACCAGCCGCGCTCCGCGAACGCCTCGTCCGTGGCGTAGCGGAGCCGGACCTGCACGGTCTGCCCGGCGTACGCCGACAGGTCGACGTAGTCGTGCCGCCAGCCGTGCGTGTCACCGGTGAGGCCGTACTTCTTGTTGCCGA is drawn from Micromonospora sp. NBC_01740 and contains these coding sequences:
- a CDS encoding alpha/beta fold hydrolase produces the protein MTEQRGGPVDESCVLTEGPWTHRFVGANGSRFHVVEAGTGPMVLFLHGFPEHWWAWHEMLPAIADAGFRAVAVDLRGYGASDKPPRGYDGYTLAADVAGLIRALGERSATVVGTGVGGMIAWTVASFHPSLVRRLVVLGAPHPLRLRAAIFADPRGQFAAATPTLKFQLPRYEHVLTRDDAAAVEEMLRRWGGPRWVDGPGFEAYAQRCREAMRIPQAAFCALEGYRWAFRSVLRLHGYRFVRLMQKPLITPTLQLHGALDEASLPRTAQGSGRYVVAPYEWRLLDDIGHFPHMEAGDLVLGEVLRWAKS
- a CDS encoding immune inhibitor A domain-containing protein, which encodes MGLLGLSLTATGLAFGSSATAAPQPKLPTAAPSVAEPAHVDHDLPNPLEDKRRALRQEGLSDVLSGRAKPQKVNGSTVVKVGKTQAEGAAARSTRANAATQTEDQYVELSREKTDRIFVILAEFGNERHPSYPDQDTDPDTAGPTRFDGPLHNEIPQPNRAVDNSTVWQADYNADYYRKLYFGTNPGDESVKQYYEAQSSGRYSVDGTVTDWVKVKYNEARYGRSGGYPCASNVCTNTWALVRDAANQWVADQKAAGRTDAQITADLKAMDQWDRYDHDGDANFNEPDGYIDHFQIVHSGGDEADGDPHQGEDAIWSHRWYAFASDQNSTGPVGNLAGGTQIGNTGIWIGDYTIQPENGGRSVFYHEYAHDLGLPDDYNVTSGGDNNNEHWTLMAQSRLGAKTDAGIGDRGGDLGAWNKLQLGWLDYEVVVAGQKRTMTLGPQEYNSDEAQAVVVVLPKRDYTFEHGAPFEGSKQFFSGNADDLNSTMTRTLDFTGKSSAALSMKGRYNIEADYDYLFFEASLDGGQSWVTLPGTANGQPLKEISAGRYALDGSSGGEWVDVNIPMDVAAGKVAQFRLRYQTDGGVSEGGFYGDAITVTADGQTVLSDGAETGAAGWTLAGGFETAEKSYTKAYDNYYIAGTRQYISYDKYLKTGPYFFGYSNTRPDYVDHYAYQEGLLISYWNTRWADNDTFAHPGEGRNLIIDAHPRPIYNLTGQPWRSRVQVYDAPFSLKKADSFTLHLNSQPQYIRGQAAQPLFDDTQQYWFPELPNHGVKLPATGTKIKVLEKDGNNTKIRIS